In Cupriavidus basilensis, one genomic interval encodes:
- a CDS encoding ClbS/DfsB family four-helix bundle protein, protein MKLPTTKQELLDKVRASHRKLGVEAATIPASHYRHTAMIWQEPRLHTNAAMVLVDVIVWNTMILQFAHDRTPGPSASFYSPSAMAQRAERLSAGFQRRFAGRDLRELEAMLTEGQDRVLDCVAHHSNASLFDPALSPMKTLGRKIQFFTSTAYDDALSRLRQWKQVL, encoded by the coding sequence ATGAAACTACCAACCACGAAGCAGGAACTCCTTGACAAGGTTCGCGCCAGCCACCGAAAGCTCGGGGTAGAAGCTGCCACCATTCCCGCCAGCCACTACCGGCACACGGCCATGATCTGGCAGGAGCCGCGCCTGCATACCAACGCTGCGATGGTCCTGGTGGACGTCATCGTCTGGAACACGATGATCCTGCAGTTCGCGCATGATCGGACGCCTGGACCTTCGGCGTCCTTTTACTCGCCGAGTGCGATGGCGCAGCGGGCCGAGCGTCTTTCTGCCGGCTTCCAGCGCCGTTTCGCGGGCAGAGACCTTCGCGAGCTGGAAGCCATGCTCACGGAGGGACAGGACCGGGTGCTCGACTGCGTGGCGCACCATTCGAACGCCTCGCTTTTCGATCCCGCGTTGAGCCCGATGAAGACCCTCGGGCGCAAGATCCAGTTCTTCACCTCCACCGCCTACGACGACGCGCTGTCGAGGCTGCGCCAGTGGAAGCAGGTGCTGTAG
- a CDS encoding FadR/GntR family transcriptional regulator encodes MNNRFTLPQAPRRSLVDSTIELIRGQIEGGAWKVGERIPREQELAEMLEVGRNTVREAIRVLSHGQVLEVRQGDGTYVRTNIDPAEVMRRVGRSGLREHFALRCMLETEAARLAAVHRSKADVGLLRRLLKARGEQEQHASSAAFAEADTAFHCAIAGMCGNGALAELYRYFANSVRMNTLTALKDKELPEPGLATHEAIVDAIERQDGEAAAAAVRNVVAPLIAALEKSG; translated from the coding sequence ATGAATAACCGCTTCACACTCCCACAGGCGCCGCGGCGTTCGCTCGTCGATTCGACGATTGAGCTGATCCGCGGCCAGATCGAGGGAGGCGCCTGGAAGGTCGGCGAGCGCATCCCCAGGGAGCAGGAACTGGCCGAGATGCTGGAGGTTGGCCGCAACACGGTGCGGGAAGCCATTCGCGTGCTCTCGCACGGCCAGGTCCTGGAAGTCCGCCAGGGTGATGGCACCTACGTGCGAACCAATATCGATCCGGCCGAGGTCATGCGCCGTGTCGGGCGTTCCGGCTTGCGAGAGCACTTCGCGTTGCGCTGCATGCTGGAAACCGAGGCGGCCAGGTTGGCCGCGGTGCATCGGTCCAAGGCGGACGTTGGGCTGCTGCGCCGACTGTTGAAGGCCCGCGGCGAGCAGGAGCAACACGCATCGAGCGCGGCCTTTGCCGAGGCCGATACGGCTTTCCACTGCGCGATCGCCGGGATGTGCGGCAACGGCGCGCTGGCTGAGCTGTACCGCTACTTCGCGAACTCGGTCCGCATGAACACGCTGACTGCGCTGAAGGACAAGGAACTGCCCGAGCCGGGTCTCGCGACCCATGAGGCGATCGTGGATGCTATCGAGCGCCAGGATGGAGAAGCAGCTGCGGCGGCTGTGCGGAACGTGGTCGCTCCGCTGATTGCGGCACTTGAGAAATCGGGTTGA
- a CDS encoding IS3 family transposase (programmed frameshift) — MRKSKFTEEQIIGFLQQAEVGMAVAEICRKGGFSDATFYKWRAKFGGMQVSEARRLRELEAENAKLKHLLAEAHLDLHALKSVLGGKKVAPQARRELITQLVQEHQLSERRACGLVGLSRDSYRHPPVPSAQTQALKDKIVEIAHVRRRFGYRRVHDLLRNDFPGVNHKRVYRLYRAANLAVRKRKKAKRPVMERTPLNIAQRINEVWSMDFVSDSLASGRRIKCLTVADDFSHECVEIAVDYGISGLYVTRLLDQAARFRGYPAAVRTDNGPEFTSRAFIAWTQEHHIRHILIEPGRPMQNGYIESFNGKFRDECLNEHWFQSMRQARTEIAAWRRDYNEVRPHSSIGRIPPARYAQQLRQHAGDAARHEIPAQIH; from the exons ATGAGGAAGAGCAAGTTCACAGAGGAACAGATCATCGGGTTCCTCCAACAGGCCGAGGTCGGCATGGCGGTGGCGGAGATTTGCCGCAAGGGCGGCTTCTCCGACGCCACGTTCTACAAGTGGCGCGCCAAGTTCGGCGGCATGCAGGTGTCAGAGGCCAGACGGCTGCGCGAGCTGGAGGCGGAGAACGCCAAGCTCAAGCACCTGCTGGCCGAGGCGCACCTGGATCTGCATGCGCTCAAGAGCGTGCTCGGGG GTAAAAAGGTAGCCCCACAAGCCCGGCGCGAGCTGATCACGCAGCTGGTGCAGGAGCACCAACTGTCCGAGCGTCGCGCGTGCGGGCTTGTGGGGCTAAGCCGAGACAGCTACCGGCACCCACCGGTGCCCAGCGCACAGACCCAGGCCCTGAAGGACAAGATCGTCGAGATCGCGCATGTGCGTCGGCGCTTCGGCTACCGGCGCGTGCACGACCTGCTGCGCAACGACTTCCCTGGCGTCAATCACAAGCGGGTGTACCGGCTCTACAGAGCGGCCAATCTGGCGGTTCGCAAGCGCAAGAAGGCCAAGCGCCCCGTGATGGAGCGCACGCCCCTAAACATCGCCCAACGCATCAACGAGGTGTGGAGCATGGACTTCGTCAGCGACAGCCTGGCCAGTGGCCGGCGCATCAAGTGCCTGACCGTGGCCGATGACTTCAGCCACGAATGCGTGGAGATCGCTGTGGACTACGGCATCAGCGGCCTGTACGTCACCCGGCTGCTGGATCAGGCGGCGCGCTTCAGGGGCTACCCGGCCGCCGTCAGAACCGACAACGGCCCGGAGTTCACCAGCCGGGCCTTCATCGCCTGGACGCAGGAACACCACATCCGGCACATCCTGATCGAGCCAGGTCGGCCCATGCAGAACGGCTACATCGAGAGCTTCAACGGCAAGTTCCGCGACGAGTGCCTCAATGAGCACTGGTTCCAGAGCATGCGCCAGGCACGCACCGAGATTGCCGCATGGCGTCGGGACTACAACGAGGTTCGGCCTCACAGCAGCATTGGCCGCATACCGCCAGCCAGGTATGCCCAGCAACTGCGTCAGCACGCAGGCGACGCAGCTCGTCATGAGATCCCTGCCCAAATCCATTAA
- a CDS encoding nuclear transport factor 2 family protein, which produces MNNMQHALSFRPLRSSDGLRCRPVQALGAIFLGLASLAYSVTSQAADEPENVKVVRQYLDAWNGGRTDAMEKVLDSNVVYFNTSNEASRTGPQAITEVSQFLMKILPDRKMKIRSQPVASGDGVAIEWEFTATKNSNGGTSPSSSTISYFGASFFRVSNGKIVYASDYYNHNTMQKQLQQ; this is translated from the coding sequence ATGAACAACATGCAGCACGCCCTGTCATTCAGGCCCCTTCGTTCTTCAGACGGCTTGCGCTGCCGTCCGGTGCAGGCTTTGGGAGCGATATTCCTCGGGCTGGCTTCACTCGCCTATAGCGTCACGTCGCAGGCGGCAGATGAGCCAGAGAACGTGAAGGTGGTCCGGCAATACCTTGACGCCTGGAATGGCGGGCGAACCGACGCGATGGAAAAAGTGCTCGATTCCAACGTCGTCTATTTCAATACCAGCAATGAAGCGTCCCGCACTGGGCCTCAAGCCATTACCGAAGTCTCGCAGTTTCTGATGAAAATCCTGCCCGACCGAAAAATGAAAATCCGTTCGCAGCCGGTTGCCTCCGGCGATGGTGTGGCGATCGAGTGGGAATTCACCGCCACCAAGAACAGCAATGGCGGGACGTCGCCCTCCAGTTCGACCATCAGTTATTTCGGCGCGAGCTTCTTCCGTGTTTCGAACGGAAAGATTGTCTATGCCAGCGACTACTACAACCACAACACCATGCAGAAGCAGCTTCAGCAGTAA